In a genomic window of Melopsittacus undulatus isolate bMelUnd1 chromosome 1, bMelUnd1.mat.Z, whole genome shotgun sequence:
- the HEY1 gene encoding hairy/enhancer-of-split related with YRPW motif protein 1, with translation MGETGAGRGAGRALSALLPRSARRLPDGRPRPAVTAAVTAAIAMKRAHPEYSSSDSEELDEAIEVEKESADENGNLSSAAGSMSPSTTSQILARKRRRGIIEKRRRDRINNSLSELRRLVPSAFEKQGSAKLEKAEILQMTVDHLKMLHTAGGKGYFDAHALAMDYRSLGFRECLAEVARYLSIIEGLDASDPLRVRLVSHLNNYASQREAASSAHAGIGHIPWGSTFGHHPHLSHPLLLAQNGHGTTSTTASSAEPHHQTRIAAPHAETSSLRVPPNGSVGPVLPVVTPTTKLSPPLLSSMASLSAFPFSFGSFHLLSPNVLSPSTPTQSATLSKPYRPWGTEIGAF, from the exons ATGGGGGAGACGGGCGCCGGACGAGGCGCGGGTCGCGCGCTGAGCGCCCTCCTCCCGCGCAGCGCACGCCGCCTCCCCGACGGGCGTCCACGTCCCGCTGTGACCGCCGCCGTGACCGCCGCCATAGCCATGAAGCGGGCGCACCCCGAGTACAGCTCCTCGGACAGCGAAGAGCTGGACGAGGCCATCGAGGTGGAGAAGGAGAGCGCGGACGAGAATGG GAACCTGAGCTCGGCGGCGGGCTCCATGTCTCCCTCCACCACGTCGCAGATCCTGGCCAGGAAGAGACGCCGAGGG ATCATCGAGAAGCGCCGCCGCGATCGCATCAACAACAGCCTGTCCGAGCTGAGGAGGCTGGTGCCCAGCGCCTTTGAGAAGCAG GGATCGGCCAAGCTGGAAAAAGCAGAGATTCTGCAGATGACTGTTGATCACCTGAAAATGCTGCATACAGCAGGAGGGAAAG GTTATTTTGATGCTCATGCTTTGGCTATGGACTATCGGAGTCTGGGCTTTCGAGAGTGCTTGGCTGAAGTTGCTCGATACCTGAGCATTATAGAGGGTCTGGATGCCTCTGATCCTCTGCGAGTTCGCCTTGTGTCTCATCTCAACAACTATGCCTCTCAGCGGGAAGCAGCGAGTAGTGCACACGCTGGCATTGGACACATTCCTTGGGGCAGTACCTTTGGACATCACCCTCACTTATCTCACCCGTTGCTGCTGGCTCAAAATGGGCACGGTACTACCAGTACTACAGCATCTTCCGCAGAACCACATCACCAGACCAGAATTGCTGCCCCCCATGCTGAAACTTCCTCACTCAGAGTGCCCCCAAATGGCAGCGTTGGACCAGTGCTCCCCGTGGTCACACCTACTACCAAACtgtctcctcctcttctctcctccatgGCATCTCTGTCTGCGTTCCCTTTTTCATTTGGCTCCTTCCATCTGCTGTCCCCCAACGTGCTGAGCCCGTCTACACCAACGCAGTCAGCAACTCTTAGCAAACCGTACAGACCCTGGGGGACTGAGATTGGAGCCTTCTAA